In Blastopirellula sediminis, the following proteins share a genomic window:
- a CDS encoding sigma-70 family RNA polymerase sigma factor, with product MLYDALIDDFEDDDARVRSPRDFDASVEVLDGDSDDGPMLDIDNDNDDSIEDSSDEFLGDDGETWSDDPVRMYLTQMGEIPLLTRQEEIFLARKIELTRAKFRGMLLECDYVIQDAIKVLRRVQDGELPFDRTVQVSVTDRLEKEQILGRLPHNLKTLETLLKRNYRDYRIATSKSRSEAQRAEAWVRLGRRRRRAVKLVEELGLRTQRIESKIGTLEDFSKRIDDLKVRIDEHKKAKGHEADRADWVAEYRNILVATQETPTSLRRRVNQLKVIYSEYQQAKRELSEGNLRLVVSIAKKYRNRGLSFLDLIQEGNAGLMRAVDKFEYRRGFKFCTYATWWIRQAITRAVADQSRTIRIPVHMVETMSRVRNVARQLLQEKGREPTLEETARRAGTTVEEARRVLAMSRYPISLDRPVGNSEDSQFGDLLPDGEAESPAIGAAQEMLRTRISRVLKTLSYREREIIKLRYGLGDGYSYTLEEVGHIFKVTRERIRQIEAKAVRKLQQPSRSQELVGFLD from the coding sequence ATGTTGTACGACGCCCTGATTGATGATTTTGAAGACGATGACGCTCGCGTCCGCAGCCCCCGCGATTTCGACGCTTCGGTCGAAGTGTTGGATGGGGACAGCGATGACGGCCCCATGCTGGACATCGACAACGATAACGATGACAGCATCGAGGATTCGTCCGACGAATTTCTCGGCGATGACGGCGAAACCTGGTCGGACGACCCGGTTCGTATGTACCTGACGCAGATGGGCGAAATCCCGCTGCTGACCCGTCAGGAAGAAATCTTCCTGGCTCGCAAGATCGAGCTGACTCGCGCCAAGTTCCGCGGCATGCTGCTGGAATGCGATTACGTCATTCAAGACGCGATCAAAGTCCTGCGTCGCGTTCAGGACGGCGAACTGCCGTTCGATCGCACCGTGCAGGTCTCGGTGACCGATCGCTTGGAAAAAGAGCAGATCCTCGGCCGTTTGCCCCACAATCTGAAAACGCTCGAAACGCTGCTGAAGCGCAACTATCGCGATTATCGCATCGCCACCAGCAAGTCGCGCAGCGAAGCGCAACGTGCGGAAGCGTGGGTTCGCCTTGGTCGTCGCCGCCGCCGCGCCGTGAAACTGGTCGAAGAGCTAGGTCTACGCACCCAGCGCATCGAATCGAAGATCGGCACGCTCGAAGATTTCTCGAAGCGCATTGACGATCTCAAAGTTCGCATCGACGAACACAAGAAGGCGAAAGGTCACGAAGCTGATCGGGCCGACTGGGTCGCCGAATATCGCAACATCCTGGTCGCTACCCAGGAAACGCCGACCAGCCTGCGTCGTCGCGTCAACCAGCTGAAGGTGATCTACTCCGAATATCAGCAAGCCAAGCGTGAGCTGTCGGAAGGGAACTTGCGTTTGGTGGTCTCGATCGCCAAGAAGTATCGCAACCGCGGTCTCAGCTTCCTCGACCTGATCCAGGAAGGGAACGCCGGCCTGATGCGTGCGGTCGACAAGTTCGAGTATCGCCGCGGCTTCAAGTTCTGCACCTACGCCACGTGGTGGATTCGCCAGGCGATCACCCGCGCCGTAGCCGATCAGAGCCGCACGATCCGCATCCCGGTTCACATGGTCGAAACGATGTCGCGCGTTCGCAACGTCGCTCGCCAGCTGCTCCAGGAAAAGGGTCGCGAACCTACGCTGGAAGAAACGGCCCGTCGCGCCGGCACCACCGTCGAAGAAGCGCGTCGCGTATTGGCGATGAGCCGCTATCCGATCTCGCTCGATCGTCCGGTCGGCAACAGCGAAGATAGCCAGTTCGGCGATCTGCTTCCCGATGGCGAAGCCGAAAGCCCGGCGATCGGCGCCGCGCAGGAAATGCTGCGGACCCGCATCAGCCGCGTGCTGAAGACCCTCAGCTACCGCGAACGTGAGATCATCAAACTCCGTTACGGTCTGGGCGACGGCTACAGCTACACGCTGGAAGAAGTGGGCCACATTTTCAAGGTGACCCGCGAACGTATCCGCCAGATCGAAGCGAAGGCGGTTCGCAAGCTCCAGCAGCCGAGCCGCAGCCAAGAGCTGGTCGGTTTCCTCGACTAA
- a CDS encoding zinc metallopeptidase: MWFNPMYFLFIAPALLLAFIAQLWLKSTYASAMKKPAPLSGAAAARHILDSAGLYDVAIEQIPGQLSDHYDPGAKVLRLSPDVYQSRSLGAVGIAAHEAGHAIQDAKHYAPLVLRNLAVPTASFGSGASWILLFAGMIFNIQFLMLAGIILFGCVVVFQLINLPVEFDASARAKRVLVDLNIVPQEDMPAVRNMLYAAALTYVAATLQAVLTLLYYIIIYTSRRD; this comes from the coding sequence ATGTGGTTCAACCCAATGTACTTCCTGTTTATCGCTCCGGCCTTGCTGCTGGCGTTCATCGCCCAGCTCTGGCTGAAGTCGACGTACGCCTCGGCGATGAAAAAGCCGGCGCCGTTGTCAGGGGCCGCCGCCGCGCGGCACATCCTCGACTCGGCTGGGCTGTACGACGTCGCGATCGAACAAATCCCCGGACAACTCTCGGACCATTATGATCCGGGCGCCAAAGTGCTGCGCCTGAGTCCCGACGTTTACCAATCTCGTTCGCTCGGCGCCGTCGGCATCGCAGCCCATGAAGCGGGGCACGCGATCCAAGACGCCAAACATTACGCGCCGCTGGTCCTGCGTAATCTGGCTGTTCCGACCGCCAGTTTCGGGAGCGGCGCCAGCTGGATCCTGCTCTTCGCCGGCATGATCTTCAACATCCAATTCCTGATGCTGGCCGGCATCATCCTATTCGGCTGCGTCGTGGTTTTTCAGTTGATCAACTTGCCGGTCGAGTTTGACGCCAGCGCTCGTGCGAAACGGGTGCTCGTTGATCTGAACATCGTTCCGCAAGAAGATATGCCGGCGGTTCGCAACATGCTGTACGCTGCGGCCCTGACGTACGTCGCCGCAACGCTGCAAGCGGTGCTGACCTTGCTCTACTACATCATCATCTACACCAGCCGCCGCGACTAA
- a CDS encoding PDZ domain-containing protein: MKFGFCITLSLVSILIGANLLLAADEQPKRYLAAMENGERLADEQIRNWYSNNALPQLAGRNLIDGDNSMRWLLDRSLQPSETPNAYIELVSGDRLPGDVTRYVPTSSVQGAIVPSHFEVQPTVDIRRPGDQRIDYSVRVLDRFVKKIVWKRGGPIDRYEPSSAYYRDGRKVSFRAIRLVDGDAHLLLANGRRVARFDELAELHMPQADSWNVYLDELGTLLPNGFSDPKMSRILQWESIDGIVATTSLERFDADSQGDNNQGDRWVHAMQPAWSLDVLWIPNARSYLRRSFAPERPPLVRFAQTEDRSGAFFSENGWPVRNNRSVVGGPLRTGDELYGWGLGVLAASKISVPLSPLVRGFQTKIGLDYAARDGGCVQARIYLDNERLFESPLIVGSKEVIDSGALSWPAEKKVKELRLEVDPAHDNRPAGADPFDIRDLTNWLEPQFLLDRGQLETEVRARAIKQIAAWEGWAVAPQPEGEIRIVNLRRDVDRQPIEWRLAALAVNKPFELRRTLDLSADDRWLTITTDRWGNFGAPPRLEVLLDGATALESELPESQRHELGQTPRYVSLAGRTGPVEVVIRQFPCDARMPIDWREISVGPERMTLITVLEDPTAEQVAEMKTESGAEGKVELVDSPSMIGAPAIRIAPSDEFVEVAKFDPPLVITERSALGELRFLRFAYRKEGGGRLEIRFSHSGDRETPAIYRIGKGSAKEPGYVVLDAGDLKEEWRMGFADLFANFGEIGVTGMSIRVVDGGHCIFDHFYLARRHTDYELIIAPSPDRNNWENWNDRREQNLPQALAASVTIDYGDGRQGRGFIVHETEGWVVAPGHQVFPPQRDVKITTADGQTFAAKTAGVDREHDLGLLQITDMPPKDNRWPWIDLTYRENYERQQVLLAVGVDANQKPAAEVIRKEGEFFGAIWTSPPDFPFDVGQGAIEIEQRLGGLCVEVLSGGSPVIVNPYPVRKHWDRLKRNEVFGDWLIGAGPQMGMNVRQADGGVEVTEVRPGGPAAEIGFRVGDLLTKVHGREVRSRGDVMSAVSGLNPGDEVDIEYRRIADRSSKRLKLGRRD, from the coding sequence ATGAAGTTCGGCTTTTGCATCACGCTCTCGCTCGTTTCGATCCTGATCGGCGCGAATCTTCTGTTGGCCGCCGACGAGCAGCCGAAGCGCTATCTGGCCGCGATGGAAAATGGGGAGCGGCTCGCCGACGAACAGATCCGCAACTGGTACTCCAACAACGCGCTGCCGCAACTGGCCGGTCGCAATCTGATCGACGGCGACAACTCGATGCGGTGGCTGCTCGATCGGTCGCTCCAGCCGAGCGAAACGCCGAACGCCTACATCGAACTGGTCAGCGGCGATCGCCTTCCCGGCGACGTTACGCGGTATGTGCCGACTTCGTCGGTTCAAGGGGCGATTGTTCCTTCCCACTTTGAAGTCCAGCCGACGGTCGATATTCGCCGGCCTGGTGATCAGCGCATCGACTATTCGGTCCGCGTGCTCGATCGCTTCGTCAAGAAGATCGTCTGGAAGCGGGGCGGTCCGATCGATCGCTACGAACCTTCAAGCGCCTACTATCGCGATGGCCGCAAAGTCAGCTTCCGTGCGATTCGCCTGGTCGATGGAGACGCTCATCTGCTGCTGGCCAATGGCCGACGCGTGGCGCGGTTCGACGAACTGGCCGAGCTCCACATGCCGCAAGCCGACAGCTGGAACGTTTATCTCGACGAACTAGGGACGTTGCTTCCCAATGGTTTCAGCGATCCGAAGATGTCCCGCATCCTGCAGTGGGAATCGATCGACGGCATCGTCGCGACCACTTCGCTCGAACGTTTCGACGCCGATTCGCAAGGAGACAACAACCAGGGAGATCGCTGGGTCCATGCGATGCAGCCTGCCTGGTCGCTCGACGTCCTCTGGATTCCGAATGCCCGCAGCTATTTGCGACGCAGCTTTGCGCCCGAGCGTCCGCCGCTGGTTCGGTTCGCCCAAACCGAAGATCGGAGCGGCGCGTTCTTCTCGGAGAATGGTTGGCCGGTTCGTAACAATCGAAGCGTTGTCGGCGGTCCGCTCCGCACGGGAGACGAACTGTATGGCTGGGGCTTGGGCGTGTTGGCGGCCAGCAAGATCAGCGTTCCTCTTTCGCCGCTGGTCCGCGGCTTTCAAACCAAGATCGGCTTGGACTACGCCGCGCGCGACGGAGGTTGCGTGCAGGCTCGCATCTATCTCGACAACGAGCGACTCTTCGAGAGCCCGCTGATCGTCGGTTCGAAAGAGGTGATCGACAGCGGCGCCCTTTCGTGGCCTGCCGAGAAGAAAGTGAAGGAGCTTCGCTTGGAGGTCGACCCGGCGCATGACAATCGCCCGGCGGGTGCCGATCCATTCGACATTCGCGATCTCACCAACTGGCTGGAACCGCAGTTTTTGCTCGATCGCGGACAGCTTGAAACGGAAGTCCGCGCTCGGGCGATCAAGCAGATTGCCGCATGGGAAGGCTGGGCCGTGGCGCCGCAGCCGGAAGGAGAGATCCGGATCGTCAACCTGCGGCGCGACGTCGATCGTCAGCCGATCGAATGGCGCCTGGCGGCGCTCGCCGTCAACAAGCCGTTTGAGTTGCGGCGGACGCTGGATCTGTCGGCCGACGACCGTTGGCTGACGATCACGACCGATCGCTGGGGCAACTTCGGCGCTCCGCCCCGTTTGGAAGTCTTGCTCGACGGCGCTACCGCGCTCGAAAGCGAACTACCGGAGAGCCAGCGTCATGAGCTGGGACAAACGCCGCGCTACGTTTCGCTCGCCGGACGAACTGGGCCGGTCGAAGTTGTTATACGACAGTTTCCCTGCGACGCGCGGATGCCGATCGACTGGCGCGAAATCAGCGTTGGCCCCGAACGGATGACGTTGATCACCGTACTGGAAGACCCGACTGCCGAGCAGGTCGCCGAGATGAAAACGGAGTCAGGCGCAGAGGGGAAAGTCGAATTGGTCGACTCCCCCAGCATGATCGGCGCGCCGGCGATCCGGATCGCACCGAGTGACGAATTCGTCGAAGTGGCGAAGTTCGATCCGCCGCTGGTGATTACGGAACGGTCGGCGCTTGGCGAATTGCGGTTCCTGAGGTTCGCCTATCGCAAGGAAGGGGGCGGCCGATTGGAGATCCGCTTTTCCCACTCCGGCGATCGCGAAACTCCCGCGATCTATCGCATCGGCAAAGGCTCGGCGAAAGAGCCAGGGTACGTCGTGCTCGACGCCGGCGATTTGAAAGAAGAGTGGCGGATGGGCTTCGCTGACCTCTTCGCCAACTTTGGGGAGATCGGCGTTACGGGAATGTCGATTCGCGTCGTGGACGGCGGACATTGCATCTTCGATCACTTCTACCTCGCACGTCGCCATACCGATTACGAGTTGATCATCGCGCCAAGTCCCGATCGCAACAACTGGGAGAACTGGAATGATCGCCGCGAGCAAAACTTGCCGCAGGCGCTCGCCGCTTCGGTAACGATCGACTACGGCGACGGTCGCCAGGGACGCGGCTTTATCGTCCATGAAACCGAAGGTTGGGTCGTGGCGCCGGGACATCAGGTCTTTCCGCCGCAGCGCGACGTCAAGATTACGACCGCCGATGGGCAAACGTTCGCGGCGAAGACCGCCGGCGTGGATCGCGAGCACGACCTTGGCCTATTGCAAATCACCGACATGCCGCCGAAAGACAATCGCTGGCCCTGGATCGACCTCACCTATCGCGAAAACTACGAACGCCAGCAAGTGCTGCTCGCGGTCGGCGTCGACGCCAATCAAAAGCCGGCCGCCGAGGTCATTCGCAAAGAGGGAGAATTCTTCGGCGCGATTTGGACTTCGCCTCCCGACTTTCCGTTTGACGTTGGGCAAGGAGCGATTGAGATCGAACAACGTCTCGGCGGCCTCTGCGTCGAAGTTCTCAGCGGCGGATCGCCGGTGATCGTCAATCCGTATCCGGTCCGCAAGCATTGGGATCGGCTGAAGCGGAACGAAGTCTTCGGCGATTGGTTGATCGGCGCCGGACCGCAAATGGGAATGAACGTGCGTCAGGCGGACGGCGGCGTCGAAGTGACCGAAGTTCGTCCCGGCGGACCAGCCGCCGAGATCGGCTTCCGCGTCGGAGATCTGCTGACGAAGGTCCACGGCCGCGAAGTACGGAGCCGCGGCGACGTGATGTCCGCGGTCTCTGGGCTCAACCCAGGGGATGAAGTCGACATCGAATACCGCCGCATCGCCGATCGCAGCTCGAAACGGCTGAAGCTCGGTCGACGCGATTAA
- the dprA gene encoding DNA-processing protein DprA has translation MSDLTDRIADPSFRAKLRLALVSGVGPRTSQVLLEHFGTHEAILTASRHELERVSGVGPKLSQKIATAGEIDIDREISLCVDFGVDIMTLDDERYPHLLTEIPDPPSILFLRGELTPADALSVAIVGTRHASSYGLQQAERFGFELAKAGFTVVSGLARGIDAAAHRGTLRAGGRTIAYLASGLRNIYPPEHETLADEVAEQGALLSESPPLAKPLSGAFPQRNRLITGMSLGVIVVEAALRSGALISARCAMEQGREVFAIPGRIDNANARGCHRLLKDGAKLVESIDDVLDELGPLTRPAKTEDGKTIHRPIELQLNEMETAIMQALADGQPADMDAVVSRSGLPIQNVLSTICVLEMRRLVRRLSGVSVQRAV, from the coding sequence ATGAGCGATCTCACAGACCGAATTGCAGACCCTTCGTTTCGCGCCAAGCTGCGTCTGGCGCTCGTATCGGGCGTCGGTCCGCGCACGTCCCAGGTCTTGCTCGAGCATTTTGGCACGCACGAGGCGATCCTGACCGCATCGCGCCACGAGCTGGAACGGGTCTCTGGCGTTGGCCCAAAGCTGAGCCAGAAGATCGCCACGGCCGGGGAAATCGACATCGATCGCGAGATCTCGCTCTGCGTCGATTTTGGCGTCGACATCATGACGCTCGACGACGAGCGTTATCCCCATCTGCTGACCGAGATCCCCGATCCACCGAGCATTCTCTTTCTGCGCGGCGAGTTGACGCCGGCCGACGCATTGTCGGTAGCGATCGTCGGAACGCGGCACGCGTCAAGCTATGGTCTGCAGCAAGCCGAGCGGTTCGGCTTTGAACTGGCGAAGGCCGGCTTTACGGTCGTCAGCGGCTTGGCTCGCGGGATCGACGCCGCAGCGCATCGCGGAACCCTTCGTGCCGGTGGTCGTACGATCGCGTATCTTGCGAGCGGACTGCGGAACATCTATCCGCCGGAACATGAAACGCTGGCCGATGAAGTGGCGGAGCAGGGGGCGCTGCTGAGCGAATCGCCGCCGCTGGCCAAACCACTGAGCGGCGCCTTTCCACAGCGGAATCGATTGATCACCGGAATGAGTCTGGGGGTGATCGTCGTGGAAGCGGCGCTGCGGAGCGGAGCGTTGATTTCGGCCCGCTGTGCGATGGAGCAGGGGAGGGAGGTCTTTGCGATTCCGGGTCGCATCGATAACGCCAACGCTCGCGGCTGTCATCGGTTGCTCAAAGATGGGGCGAAACTGGTCGAGTCGATTGACGACGTGCTGGACGAGCTTGGCCCGCTGACCCGACCGGCGAAAACCGAAGATGGCAAAACGATCCATCGCCCGATTGAATTGCAATTGAACGAGATGGAAACGGCGATCATGCAAGCGCTGGCCGACGGTCAGCCGGCCGATATGGACGCCGTCGTCAGTCGGAGCGGGCTACCGATCCAAAATGTCCTCTCCACCATTTGCGTCCTGGAGATGCGACGGCTGGTCCGTCGGTTGAGCGGCGTCAGCGTCCAGCGAGCGGTTTGA
- a CDS encoding prepilin-type N-terminal cleavage/methylation domain-containing protein, which yields MQLRRGVTLVELLVVILTGKGLDDWVNRNISTASYNLVGSGTPTLMYLVTRDSGEVISDGQ from the coding sequence GTGCAACTGCGTCGTGGCGTTACCCTGGTGGAGTTACTGGTCGTGATCCTGACCGGCAAAGGGCTCGACGATTGGGTTAATCGCAACATCAGCACCGCCAGCTACAACCTGGTCGGCAGCGGCACGCCGACGCTGATGTACCTGGTGACGCGCGACAGCGGCGAGGTGATCTCTGATGGGCAATAG
- a CDS encoding class I SAM-dependent methyltransferase, with product MSTDDNPSESHGQALDHNRAAWDRKVHQRDRFARPAKDEDFRDPLTLVDRWGWLGGSVVGKRILCLGAGGGRQGPLYAAAGAIVTVVDISPAQLELDRQVAAERRLTLTTVEASMDDLSMLGTADFDVVIHPVSTCYVPDLRPVYAEVSRLLTDGGTYISQHKTPTSLQTDIRRSAGGYELIEPYYRRGPLPPVAGSRHREEGTLEYLHRWEELIGLMCRSGFVIEDLVEPLHAKDDAEADSFADRSRYVAPYVRIKARRVGQNAKQESRGAIWLPGS from the coding sequence TTGTCGACTGACGACAATCCTTCGGAATCGCACGGCCAAGCCCTCGATCACAATCGCGCCGCGTGGGATCGCAAAGTCCATCAACGTGATCGCTTCGCGCGCCCGGCGAAAGACGAAGACTTTCGTGATCCGCTCACCCTGGTCGATCGCTGGGGATGGCTCGGCGGCAGCGTCGTCGGCAAGCGGATCTTGTGTCTCGGCGCCGGCGGCGGTCGCCAAGGACCGCTGTACGCCGCGGCAGGGGCGATCGTCACGGTGGTCGACATCAGCCCGGCTCAGCTCGAGCTCGATCGTCAGGTCGCCGCCGAGCGACGTCTGACGCTCACCACCGTCGAAGCGTCGATGGACGATCTCTCGATGCTCGGCACGGCTGACTTCGACGTGGTGATCCATCCGGTCAGCACCTGCTATGTTCCCGATCTCCGTCCGGTCTACGCCGAAGTTTCGCGACTGCTTACCGACGGCGGCACGTACATCAGTCAACACAAAACGCCGACCAGCCTGCAGACCGACATCCGCCGCAGCGCCGGCGGCTACGAACTGATCGAGCCCTACTATCGCCGCGGTCCGCTGCCGCCGGTCGCTGGAAGTCGCCATCGCGAGGAAGGGACGCTCGAGTATCTCCATCGCTGGGAAGAGCTGATCGGGCTGATGTGCCGTAGCGGCTTTGTCATCGAAGATCTGGTCGAGCCGCTGCACGCCAAGGACGACGCCGAGGCAGATTCGTTCGCCGATCGCAGCCGCTACGTCGCTCCCTATGTGCGGATCAAAGCACGCCGCGTTGGGCAGAATGCCAAGCAGGAAAGCCGTGGGGCGATCTGGTTGCCTGGAAGCTAA
- a CDS encoding SDR family NAD(P)-dependent oxidoreductase gives MNSQNLAGKTALVTGASIGIGRAAAISLAKRGANVAVNYRSQPEKAAEVVETIEKLGGQAIAVQGDVADLAAVQGMVEQAVAKFGSLDVAVSNAAYSDRQRYFEADLDGFRRTVDVTMWGAFHLLHAATQQMLKQGNGGVITFVSSPHAFIPAPRAMAYNMSKAALDHMAKTAAIEVAEFGIRINICQPGWTDTPGERKFASEETLQTSGAKIPLGRLGTPEEMGEAIAYLCDPANSYMTGATLLVDGGISLPWWGNRGSAAPG, from the coding sequence ATGAATTCGCAGAATCTGGCTGGAAAGACCGCCCTTGTCACCGGAGCCAGCATCGGAATCGGTCGCGCCGCAGCGATTTCGCTCGCCAAACGAGGCGCCAACGTCGCCGTAAATTACCGCTCGCAGCCCGAAAAAGCGGCCGAAGTCGTCGAAACCATCGAAAAACTGGGTGGCCAGGCGATCGCCGTCCAAGGGGATGTCGCCGACCTTGCGGCCGTCCAGGGAATGGTTGAGCAGGCGGTCGCCAAGTTTGGCAGCCTAGACGTGGCGGTCAGCAACGCCGCCTACAGCGATCGGCAACGCTATTTTGAGGCCGATTTGGACGGTTTTCGCCGTACGGTCGACGTCACGATGTGGGGCGCCTTTCACCTGCTGCACGCCGCAACGCAGCAGATGCTGAAGCAGGGAAATGGGGGCGTGATCACTTTCGTCAGCTCCCCCCACGCGTTCATTCCGGCCCCCAGGGCGATGGCCTACAACATGTCGAAAGCGGCGCTCGATCACATGGCGAAAACCGCCGCGATTGAGGTCGCTGAGTTCGGCATCCGGATCAACATTTGCCAGCCTGGCTGGACCGATACGCCCGGCGAACGGAAATTCGCGTCGGAAGAAACTTTGCAGACCAGCGGCGCCAAAATTCCGCTGGGACGCTTGGGAACGCCGGAGGAAATGGGGGAAGCGATCGCCTATCTGTGCGATCCGGCCAACAGCTACATGACCGGGGCGACCCTGCTGGTCGACGGCGGCATCAGCTTGCCGTGGTGGGGAAATCGCGGTTCCGCTGCGCCGGGGTAA
- a CDS encoding ADP-ribosylation factor-directed GTPase activating protein isoform b codes for MSSVRYFGLCLVVVMTLVLTGTSCRPSLAPPAGQELPTASTEIDMDKLRDRIDAVLDYTLANRRLNTKDHAAWQILHGALAYQAVFPVENDGKYVSAVQHVLDGGKMEGWTMERGSPLPFVGADGEKRYGLRALLEQGTKTGQGHNDQWLAILSQCNLSPETTIQFDGNEYTVADFVGQVQLDLSRNFDHEYSWTLIALTAYLPTTTSWVDSAGKQWSIPGLVQAEVDHGFGSGACGGTHRLIGLSMALNRHTAQNGEMTPEWVAADDRIQEAIRKAREYQNPNGALSSNYFLRPGSSPDLAEDIGTTGHTLEFLSLSLTEEELNKPWVARAAQHMCKVFEQTEGAPLECGALYHAAHGLVLYRERVFGPREYKFELTADPGASTSIAPAERS; via the coding sequence ATGTCGTCGGTTCGGTATTTCGGTCTTTGCCTGGTCGTGGTTATGACGCTTGTTCTGACCGGTACGAGCTGCCGTCCGTCGCTTGCTCCCCCTGCAGGGCAAGAGCTGCCGACTGCGTCGACCGAAATCGACATGGACAAGCTGCGAGATCGGATCGATGCGGTTCTCGACTACACGCTGGCCAATCGCCGGCTGAACACCAAGGATCACGCCGCGTGGCAGATTCTGCACGGAGCGCTCGCCTACCAGGCTGTCTTCCCGGTTGAGAATGACGGCAAGTACGTCTCCGCCGTCCAGCACGTTCTGGATGGAGGGAAGATGGAAGGTTGGACGATGGAGCGCGGTTCGCCGCTGCCGTTCGTCGGCGCCGATGGCGAAAAGCGTTACGGGCTGCGTGCTTTGCTCGAACAAGGAACCAAAACGGGCCAAGGGCACAACGATCAGTGGCTCGCCATCTTGTCGCAATGCAACTTGTCGCCGGAGACGACGATTCAGTTTGATGGGAACGAGTACACCGTCGCCGATTTCGTCGGCCAGGTGCAACTCGACCTTTCGCGCAACTTCGATCATGAATACAGCTGGACCTTGATCGCGCTGACCGCCTACTTGCCGACCACGACCAGCTGGGTCGACTCGGCCGGCAAACAGTGGAGCATCCCGGGCCTGGTTCAAGCGGAAGTCGATCACGGCTTTGGGAGCGGCGCTTGCGGCGGTACCCATCGTCTGATTGGTCTGTCGATGGCTCTCAATCGTCACACGGCGCAAAACGGCGAAATGACGCCGGAATGGGTCGCCGCCGACGATCGCATTCAAGAAGCGATTCGCAAGGCGCGAGAATACCAAAACCCCAACGGCGCCCTCAGCAGCAACTACTTCCTCCGTCCGGGCAGCTCGCCTGACCTGGCCGAAGACATCGGCACGACGGGGCACACCCTCGAGTTCCTTTCGCTGTCGCTGACCGAAGAGGAGCTGAACAAACCGTGGGTCGCTCGCGCCGCCCAGCACATGTGCAAGGTGTTCGAGCAAACCGAAGGGGCTCCGCTTGAATGCGGCGCTCTTTATCACGCCGCCCACGGTTTGGTTCTCTACCGCGAACGGGTCTTCGGCCCGCGCGAGTACAAGTTCGAGCTGACCGCCGATCCAGGCGCTTCGACCAGCATCGCTCCGGCAGAGCGATCGTAG
- a CDS encoding DUF1559 domain-containing protein, translating into MSRLSPYRRGFTLVELLVVIAIIGVLIALLLPAVQQAREAARRAQCTNNLKQLTLAAHMHIDTYPDWFPLGAMNSAGNPTKTENGAQYYRITWHVLLWPFIEQTALYNNYDLKSPFYTTPNINQLRVPVAAYYCPSDQVGAVQGAAADPTYWRVMGNYVGNMGNTHLHQNAADQAIYNGSPFGVRHTYRMSQMTDGTSNTACFSEIIIAAANSTSDNRGDILNDEGSPGFMSILTPNSSSPDQCRQCKASAMDPNHNDYRTIPCAVVAGNSEMQIAARSRHPGGVLVSMCDGSVRFVGETVAQSVWQGLLSGRGGEVVTLP; encoded by the coding sequence ATGTCTCGACTTTCTCCGTATCGCCGCGGCTTCACGCTGGTGGAACTGCTGGTCGTGATCGCGATCATCGGCGTTCTCATCGCGTTGCTCTTGCCGGCGGTTCAGCAAGCCCGTGAAGCGGCTCGTCGCGCTCAGTGCACCAACAATCTGAAGCAACTGACGCTCGCCGCCCACATGCACATCGACACCTATCCCGATTGGTTTCCGCTCGGCGCCATGAACAGCGCCGGCAATCCGACCAAAACGGAAAACGGCGCCCAGTACTATCGCATTACCTGGCACGTTCTGCTCTGGCCGTTCATCGAACAAACCGCGCTCTATAACAACTACGATTTGAAGAGCCCCTTCTATACGACGCCGAACATCAATCAGTTGCGCGTCCCGGTCGCCGCTTACTATTGCCCGTCCGATCAAGTCGGCGCCGTCCAGGGCGCCGCGGCTGACCCGACCTACTGGCGCGTGATGGGGAACTACGTCGGCAACATGGGGAACACCCATCTCCATCAGAACGCCGCCGACCAGGCGATCTACAACGGCTCGCCGTTCGGCGTCCGTCATACCTATCGGATGAGCCAGATGACCGACGGCACGTCGAACACCGCATGCTTCTCCGAGATCATCATTGCGGCGGCCAACTCGACCTCCGACAACCGCGGCGACATTTTGAACGACGAAGGCAGCCCCGGCTTCATGTCGATTCTGACTCCAAACTCGTCGAGCCCCGATCAGTGCCGTCAATGCAAGGCGTCGGCCATGGATCCGAACCACAACGACTATCGCACGATTCCCTGCGCCGTTGTGGCCGGCAACAGCGAGATGCAAATCGCCGCGCGTAGCCGTCACCCGGGCGGCGTGCTCGTCAGCATGTGCGACGGTTCGGTCCGCTTCGTCGGCGAAACGGTCGCGCAATCGGTCTGGCAAGGACTGCTTTCGGGACGCGGCGGCGAAGTTGTGACGCTTCCGTAA